Proteins encoded in a region of the Gemmatimonadota bacterium genome:
- a CDS encoding threonine/serine exporter family protein, translating to MSASVTAEDPTQSLSLTALYEAPPSQAPTTVEDAVLFISLAARAYAAVDEIPARTEEGLEYLARRLGFTADCTATATAIFITLAKEGRRWTEVIRVHASSPDLTRAVALHRVLERVARNEITPRDAAERLTTLLAWRSKSSIVLDTLASALLSASAALLLRADLTELGLVALLGALVGAVLHLVAGRESLVPLATVLLAAIASGAAFGFDRLNIADIRPVPVLVASLVILLPGWRLTVSMSELAQGHWTAGSGRFLAGVVTLLLLIVGVVVGQQAVASDVKARLILPAATNLPAWVRILSPLVAGLAMTHLFNARRKDALWITLICVITSLAAFGGGKWLGSNAGAFVGAFTATAASILLARRLRLPYAVLQQPATVLLVPGTIGFLSFGSLVDQNVNRAIQTGFMMLMVALTLSIGALLARVALRQGMAREFER from the coding sequence ATGAGCGCCTCGGTCACTGCCGAAGACCCGACCCAGTCGCTGTCGTTGACGGCGCTCTACGAGGCCCCCCCCTCGCAGGCCCCGACGACGGTCGAGGACGCGGTGCTGTTCATCAGCCTCGCGGCGCGGGCGTACGCGGCCGTGGACGAGATCCCGGCGCGGACCGAGGAGGGGCTCGAGTACCTGGCGCGCCGGCTCGGCTTCACCGCCGACTGCACGGCGACGGCGACGGCGATCTTCATCACGCTGGCCAAGGAGGGGCGCCGCTGGACCGAGGTGATCCGCGTGCATGCGTCGTCGCCCGACCTCACGCGGGCCGTGGCGCTGCATCGGGTGCTGGAGCGGGTAGCCCGCAACGAGATCACCCCGCGCGACGCGGCCGAGCGGCTGACGACGTTGCTGGCCTGGCGCTCGAAGTCGAGCATCGTGCTCGACACGCTGGCCAGCGCACTCCTGAGTGCGTCGGCGGCGCTCCTGCTGCGCGCCGACCTCACGGAGTTGGGGCTGGTGGCGCTCCTGGGGGCGCTGGTGGGGGCGGTCTTGCACCTGGTGGCCGGCCGCGAGTCGCTGGTCCCGCTGGCGACGGTGCTGCTGGCGGCGATCGCGTCAGGGGCGGCGTTCGGCTTCGACCGGCTCAACATCGCCGATATCCGCCCGGTCCCGGTGCTGGTGGCGTCGCTGGTGATCCTCCTCCCCGGGTGGCGCCTGACGGTGTCGATGAGCGAGCTGGCGCAGGGGCACTGGACGGCGGGGTCGGGGCGCTTCTTGGCGGGGGTGGTGACGTTGCTGCTCCTGATCGTTGGGGTGGTGGTGGGGCAGCAGGCGGTCGCGTCGGACGTGAAGGCGCGCCTCATCCTCCCGGCCGCGACCAACCTGCCGGCGTGGGTGCGCATTCTCTCGCCGCTCGTGGCGGGGCTGGCGATGACGCACCTGTTCAACGCGCGCCGAAAGGACGCGCTGTGGATCACGCTGATCTGCGTGATCACCTCGCTCGCGGCCTTTGGCGGCGGCAAGTGGCTCGGCTCCAATGCGGGGGCGTTCGTGGGGGCGTTCACGGCGACGGCGGCGAGCATCCTCCTGGCGCGTCGCCTGCGACTGCCGTACGCCGTCTTGCAGCAGCCGGCGACGGTGCTCCTGGTCCCGGGGACGATCGGCTTCCTCAGCTTTGGATCGTTGGTGGACCAGAACGTCAACCGGGCGATCCAGACCGGCTTCATGATGCTGATGGTGGCGCTCACGCTGTCGATCGGTGCACTCCTGGCGCGGGTCGCGCTGCGCCAGGGGATGGCGCGCGAGTTCGAGCGGTGA
- a CDS encoding response regulator → MVAYAVFYSIVVALQPNPAETEFETAGFLPLYFAAGLGVLAGSFSGGLSRREVHGWRFVSLGWLCSALGAVGYLLPPTTLGVIAADVLYRSYYPLLVCGFLLLAVLPAVREVRRRLWLDVAIVVLAALTLSWYFVWGDEVVRRYLVQQALVDGIVPFGEVAVLIAAGIALVRPGDGALRRPLELLGVGALAASLGDLLLVRSDAIGNAQLRATGDVILAVSAALFTIAGLAVRRAAPRSGRRTAPLLPYAAIATVGALIIFETIWGGEASRSVRGLLLGAVILTALVIARSLIAEREARAQAAARVAQDARFRALVQRSGEALLLVDADGIVRWASESATRVFGVDADAVVGERLAGLGAAADSPLVRALERPEDGAMVQWDALVGDVRRTFETVVSDRRGDPLVGGLILTTRDASERIQLERRLLQSQKLDALGLLAGGVAHDFNNLLAAIRANADLVASSPQEDPTPEIAEIQRATERGAALCRQLLAFGRPDKGESTVFPLSTVLRHVLPMLRRVLPSTISLELSVPDDATTVHADRSQVEVAMLNLVMNARDAIQGAGTIRIVLTRRTLQAADEASREGVAPGDYLALQVTDSGAGMDAATMARVFEPFFTTKGMGGSGLGLAMVYGLMKGMGGQAQVRSTPGAGTEVTLLFPFADVPVVDRERERGAPPGGMGAGRILVVDDEPSLRDVVNKWLSRAGFEVLVAADGIAALELLEREGWRVDAMISDISMPRLNGLALVARVRAGLPQLPIILMSGFEPVAVDADSVVPPDVVRLQKPFPLEVLLPLLHDLRGSAVP, encoded by the coding sequence GTGGTCGCGTATGCGGTCTTCTACAGCATCGTGGTGGCGCTGCAGCCGAACCCCGCCGAGACGGAGTTCGAGACCGCGGGCTTCCTCCCCCTGTACTTCGCGGCAGGGCTGGGCGTGTTGGCCGGTTCGTTCAGCGGGGGCCTCTCCCGGCGTGAGGTCCATGGTTGGCGATTCGTCTCCCTGGGGTGGCTCTGCTCGGCCTTGGGGGCGGTGGGCTACCTGCTTCCACCGACCACGCTCGGCGTCATCGCCGCCGACGTCCTCTATCGCAGCTACTATCCGCTGCTCGTCTGCGGCTTTCTGCTGCTGGCGGTGCTGCCGGCCGTGCGGGAGGTGCGTCGCCGGCTCTGGCTCGATGTCGCCATCGTCGTCCTCGCTGCCCTCACGCTGAGCTGGTACTTCGTCTGGGGGGACGAGGTGGTCCGGCGGTACCTCGTCCAGCAGGCACTGGTCGACGGCATCGTCCCCTTCGGCGAAGTGGCGGTGCTCATCGCGGCGGGGATCGCCCTCGTGCGCCCCGGCGACGGTGCGCTGCGTCGCCCGCTGGAGTTGTTGGGCGTGGGGGCGTTGGCGGCGTCGCTGGGCGACCTGTTGCTCGTCCGCTCCGATGCCATTGGGAACGCCCAGTTGCGCGCGACGGGCGACGTCATCCTCGCCGTGAGCGCGGCGCTCTTCACGATCGCCGGACTCGCGGTGCGGCGTGCGGCGCCGCGATCGGGGCGCCGCACGGCACCGCTCCTCCCCTACGCGGCCATCGCCACCGTCGGGGCCTTGATCATCTTCGAGACGATATGGGGAGGCGAAGCCAGCCGCTCCGTGCGCGGCCTCCTGCTGGGCGCCGTGATCCTGACGGCGCTGGTGATTGCCCGCTCGCTGATTGCCGAGCGCGAGGCGCGCGCGCAGGCGGCGGCCCGTGTGGCGCAGGACGCTCGCTTTCGCGCCCTGGTGCAACGCAGTGGCGAGGCGCTGCTTCTCGTCGATGCCGACGGCATCGTGCGGTGGGCCAGCGAGTCGGCGACGCGCGTCTTTGGCGTCGACGCAGACGCCGTGGTGGGGGAGCGTCTGGCGGGGCTCGGTGCGGCCGCCGATTCGCCGCTCGTGCGCGCGCTCGAGCGACCGGAGGATGGAGCGATGGTGCAATGGGACGCGCTCGTCGGTGACGTCCGGCGCACCTTCGAGACCGTGGTGTCCGACCGACGAGGCGATCCGCTCGTGGGAGGCCTCATCCTCACCACGCGCGACGCCAGCGAGCGCATCCAGCTCGAACGGCGGTTGTTGCAGTCGCAGAAGCTCGACGCCCTCGGCCTGCTGGCCGGCGGGGTGGCACACGACTTCAACAACCTGCTCGCCGCCATTCGCGCCAACGCCGACCTGGTGGCGAGTTCACCGCAGGAGGATCCCACCCCGGAGATCGCCGAGATCCAGCGCGCGACCGAGCGTGGGGCGGCGCTCTGCCGTCAGCTGCTCGCGTTCGGGCGACCGGACAAGGGGGAGAGCACCGTCTTCCCGCTGTCGACCGTGCTGCGCCACGTCCTGCCGATGCTGCGCCGCGTGCTGCCCAGCACCATCTCGCTCGAGCTGTCGGTCCCCGATGACGCCACGACCGTCCACGCCGATCGCTCGCAGGTGGAGGTCGCGATGCTCAACCTGGTGATGAATGCGCGCGATGCCATCCAGGGGGCGGGGACGATCCGCATCGTGCTCACGCGCCGTACGCTGCAGGCGGCCGACGAGGCCTCGCGCGAGGGCGTTGCGCCTGGCGACTACCTCGCGTTGCAGGTGACGGACAGCGGTGCGGGCATGGATGCCGCCACCATGGCGCGCGTCTTCGAGCCGTTCTTCACCACCAAGGGGATGGGCGGCTCGGGGCTTGGCCTGGCCATGGTCTACGGCCTGATGAAGGGGATGGGGGGGCAGGCCCAGGTGCGCTCGACCCCCGGCGCCGGCACGGAGGTGACGCTCCTCTTCCCGTTTGCCGACGTCCCGGTCGTCGACCGGGAGCGCGAGCGGGGGGCCCCCCCGGGTGGGATGGGCGCGGGACGGATCCTGGTGGTGGACGACGAGCCGTCGTTGCGCGACGTGGTCAACAAGTGGCTCTCGCGCGCTGGCTTCGAGGTCCTGGTCGCCGCCGACGGGATCGCGGCACTTGAATTGCTCGAGCGCGAAGGATGGCGCGTGGATGCGATGATCTCCGACATCAGCATGCCGCGACTGAACGGCCTTGCCCTCGTCGCGCGCGTCCGCGCGGGCCTCCCGCAGCTGCCCATCATCCTCATGTCGGGCTTCGAGCCGGTCGCGGTCGACGCCGACTCCGTGGTCCCGCCGGACGTCGTGCGGCTGCAGAAACCCTTCCCGCTCGAGGTCCTGCTTCCGCTCTTGCACGACCTGCGGGGGAGCGCCGTTCCCTGA
- a CDS encoding sigma-70 family RNA polymerase sigma factor — protein sequence MSAPASPDSPDGSGVPPAPKSDVTRLLLDLQQGRDGAADALVPLVYAELHDLAVHYMRGERTDHTLQPTALVHEAYMRLVDQRNASWQNRSHFFGIAAQAMRRILVDHARRKRATKREGGERVTLDESVAEAPQRSVDLIALDDALVKLAALDPRQARVVELRYFGGLDIEQTAESLGISPATVKRDWTFARAFLQREMDGA from the coding sequence ATGTCCGCTCCCGCCTCCCCCGATTCGCCCGATGGCTCGGGCGTCCCCCCCGCCCCGAAATCCGACGTCACCCGCCTCCTCCTGGACTTGCAGCAGGGGCGCGACGGGGCGGCCGACGCCCTGGTGCCGCTGGTGTACGCCGAGCTGCACGACCTGGCCGTCCACTACATGCGTGGCGAGCGCACCGATCACACGCTGCAGCCCACGGCCCTGGTGCATGAGGCCTACATGCGGCTCGTGGACCAGCGCAACGCGTCGTGGCAGAACCGGTCGCACTTCTTCGGGATCGCCGCCCAGGCGATGCGACGGATCCTGGTGGATCATGCGCGGCGGAAGCGGGCGACCAAGCGCGAAGGGGGAGAGCGGGTCACGCTCGACGAGTCGGTGGCCGAAGCGCCGCAGCGCTCGGTCGACCTCATCGCGCTCGACGACGCGCTGGTGAAGCTGGCCGCGCTCGACCCGCGCCAGGCGCGCGTGGTGGAGCTGCGCTACTTCGGGGGGCTGGACATCGAGCAGACCGCCGAGTCGTTAGGCATCTCCCCGGCGACGGTCAAGCGTGACTGGACCTTTGCCCGCGCCTTCCTGCAGCGGGAGATGGACGGCGCGTGA
- a CDS encoding serine/threonine protein kinase, with product MSQEGGAPITPARLLRIRELFDAALELATEERAPYLARACAGDDTLQGEVASLLAALDRGGATWERSLGASLADVAAQHDEDAAIGRRIGAYAITRLIGYGGMGAVYEGVRADDQFQKRVALKFLRRGLEGDLAIRRFRYERQILANLNHKNIAALLDGGVTPDGQPYIVMEFVDGLPITTYAAQRRLDVTARVQLLRQVCGAVQHAHQNLVVHRDLKPGNILVTPDGTVKLLDFGIARLLREGEGPDQLPPTQGGLHAFTPDYASPEQVRGLPVATPSDLYSLGVIACELLAGQRPFDFDGKLFAEMQAMIALAPAPAPSTLVTSASAASMGEGDATRLQRRLAGDLDAIVLQALRKEPERRYGSAEQLGEDLRRYLEGLPVTARRDTLGYRTRKFLRRRRVEVAAGLLVVASLVGGIVATTRQARRAQLERGKMEQVNEFLATMLSAVDPGYSGRDVTVAQVLTQAAADIGGQALDPEIEAELRQTIGQTFYGLAMYDSASTHVERAYALRRGRYGELDQRTAQSFSTRVNLAEARSEFAVAESLARVDVDHQRRMPRGQQNAAALATALDNLARMVEQRGRLDEAMAIKLESIGIRRVEGDSASMSTLPYALNNLAVSYEYKGEHARADSLMREALAVERRIRGPESVYAGNIMRAYASLRDDMGDRAGADSLMRESLRILRAALGPTHADYLRTVSMLAQLRYSANDMEGTITYAREVAAQIGKGLHEGEPSAATTMQALGLALDSLHQFAAADSALARALELRRKFLPADHWLIPNAEAVYGYHLGRVGRNAEAERILRAAYERMAQLRGADAAPTKRVAVRLAELMEKLGRTDDARRWRAKG from the coding sequence GTGAGCCAGGAGGGGGGTGCGCCGATCACGCCAGCACGCCTGCTTCGCATCCGCGAGCTGTTCGACGCGGCGCTGGAGTTGGCGACGGAGGAGCGCGCGCCGTACCTGGCGCGGGCGTGTGCGGGCGACGACACCTTGCAGGGCGAGGTGGCCAGCCTGCTGGCCGCGCTCGATCGCGGCGGGGCCACCTGGGAACGATCGCTGGGGGCGTCGCTGGCCGACGTGGCGGCGCAGCACGACGAGGACGCCGCCATCGGGAGGCGGATCGGGGCGTATGCCATCACGCGCCTGATTGGCTACGGCGGCATGGGAGCGGTCTACGAGGGGGTCCGCGCCGACGACCAGTTCCAGAAACGCGTCGCCCTCAAGTTCCTCCGCCGCGGCCTCGAGGGCGACCTCGCCATCCGCCGCTTCCGCTACGAACGCCAGATCCTCGCCAACCTCAATCACAAGAACATCGCCGCCCTCCTCGATGGCGGCGTCACGCCCGACGGGCAGCCCTACATCGTCATGGAGTTCGTCGACGGGCTCCCCATCACCACCTACGCCGCCCAGCGCCGCCTCGACGTCACCGCCCGCGTCCAGCTCCTGCGCCAGGTCTGCGGCGCCGTCCAGCACGCCCACCAGAACCTCGTCGTCCACCGCGACCTCAAGCCGGGGAACATCCTCGTCACCCCCGACGGCACCGTCAAGCTCCTCGACTTCGGCATCGCCCGCCTCCTGCGCGAGGGCGAGGGCCCTGACCAGCTCCCCCCCACCCAGGGCGGGCTGCACGCCTTCACCCCCGACTACGCCAGCCCCGAACAGGTCCGCGGCCTCCCCGTCGCCACCCCCAGCGACCTCTACTCGTTAGGGGTCATCGCCTGCGAACTGCTCGCCGGCCAGCGCCCCTTCGACTTCGACGGCAAGCTCTTCGCCGAGATGCAGGCGATGATCGCGCTGGCCCCGGCGCCGGCGCCATCGACGCTGGTGACCAGCGCGAGCGCGGCGAGCATGGGCGAAGGCGATGCGACACGGCTCCAACGGCGGCTTGCCGGCGACCTGGACGCCATCGTCCTGCAGGCGCTGCGCAAGGAACCCGAGCGCCGCTACGGGTCGGCAGAGCAGCTGGGCGAGGACCTGCGCCGCTACCTCGAGGGACTCCCGGTCACGGCGCGGCGCGACACGCTGGGCTATCGCACGCGCAAGTTCCTGCGGCGTCGCCGCGTGGAAGTCGCCGCCGGCCTGCTCGTCGTCGCCTCGCTGGTGGGCGGGATCGTCGCCACGACTCGTCAGGCGCGCCGCGCCCAGCTCGAGCGCGGCAAGATGGAGCAGGTGAACGAGTTCCTGGCCACCATGCTCTCGGCGGTCGATCCCGGCTACAGCGGGCGCGACGTCACGGTCGCGCAGGTGCTCACGCAGGCCGCCGCCGACATCGGCGGGCAGGCGCTCGACCCCGAGATCGAGGCCGAGCTGCGCCAGACGATCGGCCAGACGTTCTACGGGCTCGCGATGTACGACTCGGCGTCGACGCACGTGGAGCGCGCCTACGCGCTGCGCCGCGGACGCTACGGAGAGCTTGACCAGCGCACGGCGCAGTCGTTCTCCACGCGCGTCAACCTCGCCGAGGCCCGGTCGGAGTTTGCCGTGGCCGAGTCGCTGGCGCGTGTGGACGTGGACCACCAGCGCCGCATGCCCCGCGGGCAGCAGAACGCGGCGGCGCTGGCCACCGCACTCGACAACCTGGCGCGCATGGTGGAGCAGCGCGGACGGCTCGACGAAGCCATGGCGATCAAGCTGGAGTCGATCGGCATTCGCCGCGTCGAGGGCGACTCGGCGTCGATGAGCACCCTCCCCTACGCCCTCAACAACCTGGCCGTCTCGTACGAGTACAAGGGCGAGCATGCCCGCGCCGACTCGCTCATGCGCGAGGCACTGGCCGTGGAGCGGCGCATCCGCGGCCCCGAGTCGGTGTACGCCGGGAACATCATGCGCGCCTACGCCTCGTTGCGCGACGACATGGGCGACCGCGCCGGCGCCGATTCGCTCATGCGCGAGTCGCTGCGCATCCTGCGCGCCGCGTTAGGCCCCACGCACGCCGACTACCTGCGCACCGTCTCGATGCTCGCGCAGCTGCGCTACAGCGCCAACGACATGGAGGGGACGATCACCTACGCGCGCGAGGTGGCCGCGCAGATCGGCAAGGGGTTGCACGAAGGGGAGCCTTCCGCCGCGACCACGATGCAGGCGCTGGGGCTCGCGCTCGACTCGCTGCACCAGTTTGCCGCCGCCGACTCGGCGCTCGCACGCGCCCTCGAACTGCGCCGCAAGTTCCTCCCCGCCGACCACTGGCTCATCCCCAACGCCGAAGCCGTGTACGGCTACCATCTGGGGCGCGTGGGGCGCAACGCCGAGGCCGAGCGGATCCTGCGCGCCGCGTACGAGCGGATGGCGCAGTTGCGCGGCGCCGACGCCGCCCCCACCAAACGCGTCGCCGTGCGCCTGGCGGAGCTGATGGAGAAGCTGGGGCGCACCGACGACGCCAGGCGCTGGCGGGCGAAGGGGTGA
- a CDS encoding enoyl-[acyl-carrier-protein] reductase, which translates to MLSIDLTGKRALVAGVADDNGFGFAIAKALAEAGAKVCVATWPPALNIFRNLIDRGKMDDSRRLSNGELLQFERIYPLDAAYDTLDDAPEDVRTSKRYKEVGDFSIAGMAASLERDFGPHGVDVVVHSLANGPEVRKLLVDTSRAGYLAAVGVSAYSLVSMVRTLGPLMSPGGSVMSLSYLAAERVVRGYGGGMGTAKAALESDTRTLAFEAGRRWGIRVNTISAGPLASRAASAIGIVEKMVSYYRLNAPLTDDLKAIEVGYAAAFLASPLASGITGATVYVDKGFHAMGMAVAIPQWMKDEEVELQAEADAKAAAEAQAAAGTPSAG; encoded by the coding sequence ATGCTTTCAATCGACCTGACCGGCAAGCGCGCCCTCGTGGCTGGCGTTGCCGACGACAACGGCTTCGGCTTCGCGATCGCCAAGGCCCTGGCCGAAGCAGGCGCCAAAGTCTGCGTGGCCACCTGGCCCCCGGCGCTCAACATCTTCCGCAACCTGATCGACCGCGGAAAGATGGACGATTCCCGCCGCCTCTCGAACGGCGAGCTCCTCCAGTTCGAGCGCATCTACCCGCTCGATGCCGCCTACGACACCCTCGACGACGCCCCCGAGGACGTCCGGACGAGCAAGCGCTACAAGGAAGTCGGCGACTTCTCGATCGCCGGCATGGCCGCCAGCCTCGAGCGCGACTTCGGCCCTCATGGGGTCGACGTCGTCGTGCACTCGCTGGCCAACGGCCCCGAGGTGCGGAAGCTCCTCGTCGACACCTCGCGGGCCGGCTACCTCGCCGCCGTCGGGGTGAGCGCCTACTCGCTCGTCTCCATGGTGCGCACCCTCGGCCCCCTCATGAGCCCGGGGGGCTCCGTCATGTCGCTCTCGTACCTGGCCGCCGAGCGCGTGGTCCGTGGCTACGGCGGTGGGATGGGGACGGCCAAGGCCGCGCTGGAGAGCGACACCCGGACCCTCGCCTTCGAGGCCGGTCGTCGCTGGGGCATTCGCGTCAACACGATCTCGGCCGGTCCGCTCGCCTCGCGCGCGGCCAGCGCCATCGGGATCGTCGAGAAGATGGTGAGCTACTATCGGCTCAATGCCCCGCTCACCGACGATCTCAAGGCGATCGAGGTCGGCTACGCCGCGGCCTTCCTCGCATCACCGCTGGCCAGCGGGATCACCGGCGCCACCGTCTACGTGGACAAGGGCTTCCACGCCATGGGGATGGCGGTCGCCATTCCGCAGTGGATGAAGGACGAGGAGGTGGAGCTCCAGGCCGAGGCCGATGCCAAGGCGGCCGCCGAAGCGCAGGCGGCCGCCGGAACACCGAGCGCGGGCTAG
- a CDS encoding outer membrane beta-barrel protein produces the protein MPAHRAIPFAALAALALLALPAASHAQSAQRYSVQASGIFVGTFGEAYDGLKDGAGIEAQFRITPGAWSYGFGLQGSSHKFDDTSLGSESVTLAGIFFEPRRVIDVGSSQFAPYVSARVAFLQQSLDVDVNGTTISASASGAQLNGGGGVLVRLSPRVNLDLGATYGLINFSDVEVDVAGLGKTKVEGTSGNGSNLVLRAGLAIGLK, from the coding sequence ATGCCCGCTCATCGCGCCATTCCGTTTGCGGCTCTCGCCGCGCTCGCGCTCCTCGCCCTCCCGGCCGCGTCGCACGCCCAGTCGGCGCAGCGCTACTCCGTGCAGGCGTCGGGGATCTTCGTCGGCACCTTCGGCGAAGCGTACGATGGACTCAAGGACGGCGCCGGGATCGAGGCGCAGTTCCGCATCACCCCCGGCGCCTGGTCGTACGGCTTCGGCCTGCAGGGCTCCTCGCACAAGTTCGACGACACCTCCCTGGGGAGCGAGAGCGTCACCCTCGCCGGCATCTTCTTCGAGCCGCGCCGAGTGATCGACGTCGGCAGCTCGCAGTTTGCGCCCTACGTGTCGGCGCGCGTGGCCTTCCTGCAGCAGTCGCTGGACGTCGACGTCAACGGCACCACGATCTCCGCCAGCGCCTCCGGCGCCCAGCTCAACGGCGGGGGCGGTGTCCTCGTGCGCCTCTCGCCGCGCGTCAACCTGGACCTCGGTGCCACCTACGGGCTGATCAACTTCAGCGACGTGGAAGTCGATGTCGCCGGCCTCGGCAAGACGAAGGTCGAGGGGACCAGTGGCAACGGGAGCAACCTGGTGCTGCGCGCGGGGTTGGCGATCGGTCTCAAGTAG
- a CDS encoding cardiolipin synthase B, translating to MSDPLDGGDVVPRGDAEAPAVARARGDGAELAHALVPYTPLAVPPQPDGIPEPLELEPLPPTVSPAPLLPTAQRTRTFARGLWRIAAADVSADNRVHLLQDGPATFDAMIAAIDGATTRVDFEGYIFRDDEVGRRFRDALIDAAMRGVQVRVLVDWVGRMGTPRAFFREMTRFGVQVQLFSPPGFRAWGGILPRDHRKLVVADGAIAVTGGIGIGKEWKRGVLRRRSAPWRDTAVRIAGPAAVDMVDSFERMWARAHEGRPKGIRLIRRPSASHLDPQVDPPSLVGIIEGEPGRMRVSRALQMQALGAERTIWIASAYFAPSLGMVEALAGAARDGVDVRVLVPSRYDHPWLRTIIAPFYTRLFKHGVRIWEWRGEMMHAKTNVVDGRWVRVGSTDFNLLGVAINFELDAVIEDATLGAQAEQMFLEDLDQAREIRWKRSSAP from the coding sequence GTGAGCGACCCGCTGGACGGGGGCGACGTCGTCCCCCGCGGCGACGCGGAGGCCCCCGCCGTTGCGCGGGCGCGTGGCGACGGGGCCGAGCTGGCACATGCCCTCGTGCCGTACACGCCGCTCGCGGTGCCGCCGCAGCCGGACGGAATCCCGGAGCCGTTGGAGCTCGAGCCGCTCCCGCCGACCGTGAGCCCCGCCCCGCTCCTCCCCACCGCGCAGCGCACCCGCACCTTCGCGCGCGGGCTCTGGCGCATCGCCGCCGCCGACGTGTCGGCGGACAACCGCGTGCACCTGCTGCAGGACGGCCCGGCGACCTTCGATGCCATGATCGCCGCGATCGACGGGGCGACGACCCGCGTGGATTTCGAGGGCTACATCTTTCGCGACGACGAGGTGGGGCGCCGCTTTCGCGATGCGCTGATCGACGCGGCGATGCGCGGGGTGCAGGTGCGCGTGCTCGTGGACTGGGTGGGGCGCATGGGGACGCCGCGCGCCTTCTTCCGCGAGATGACACGCTTCGGCGTGCAGGTGCAGCTGTTCTCGCCGCCCGGCTTCCGGGCGTGGGGCGGCATCCTCCCGCGCGACCATCGCAAGCTGGTAGTGGCCGACGGCGCCATCGCGGTGACCGGCGGGATCGGGATCGGGAAGGAGTGGAAGCGCGGGGTGTTGCGGCGCCGGAGCGCGCCGTGGCGCGATACGGCGGTGCGCATTGCCGGCCCCGCGGCGGTGGACATGGTCGACTCGTTCGAGCGCATGTGGGCGCGCGCGCACGAGGGGCGCCCCAAGGGGATCCGCCTGATCCGCCGTCCCAGCGCCTCGCACCTCGACCCGCAGGTGGACCCGCCGTCGCTGGTGGGGATCATCGAGGGGGAGCCGGGGCGCATGCGCGTGTCGCGGGCGCTGCAGATGCAGGCGTTAGGCGCGGAGCGCACGATCTGGATCGCCAGCGCCTACTTCGCCCCGTCGCTGGGGATGGTCGAGGCGCTGGCCGGTGCGGCGCGCGACGGCGTCGACGTGCGCGTCCTCGTCCCCTCGCGCTATGACCACCCCTGGCTGCGCACGATCATCGCGCCGTTCTACACCCGCCTGTTCAAGCACGGGGTGCGCATCTGGGAGTGGCGCGGCGAGATGATGCACGCCAAGACGAACGTGGTCGACGGGCGCTGGGTGCGGGTGGGGTCGACCGACTTCAACCTGCTGGGGGTGGCCATCAACTTCGAGCTCGACGCGGTGATCGAAGACGCCACGTTAGGCGCGCAGGCCGAGCAGATGTTCCTCGAGGACCTGGACCAGGCGCGCGAGATTCGCTGGAAGCGCAGCTCGGCGCCCTAA